In Acidobacteriota bacterium, a single window of DNA contains:
- a CDS encoding Rieske 2Fe-2S domain-containing protein, with protein sequence MASFVKAAKASELKSGDARVVEINGKACALFNVEGKFYSIDNTCVHRGGPLGEGFLDGDVVTCPWHAWQYDVTTGACRTNPGLAVACHEVKVEGDDVLIAV encoded by the coding sequence ATGGCCAGCTTCGTCAAAGCCGCGAAGGCATCCGAGCTCAAGTCCGGCGACGCGCGCGTCGTCGAGATCAACGGAAAGGCCTGCGCGCTGTTCAACGTGGAAGGGAAGTTCTACAGCATCGACAACACCTGCGTCCACCGCGGGGGCCCTCTCGGCGAGGGGTTCCTCGACGGCGACGTCGTGACGTGCCCCTGGCACGCGTGGCAGTACGACGTGACGACGGGGGCCTGCAGGACGAACCCGGGCCTCGCGGTGGCGTGCCACGAGGTGAAGGTCGAGGGGGACGACGTCCTGATCGCGGTCTAG